The genomic interval TTTAAATGTCTCCACAGGTGAACGAGTCACTCTCCCAGCTGTTGCGTTACACCCGGTCCTTCAGGCTgcacgttgattggttgaaaacaGCCAAAGAAAACGTCAGTTTGTCCTCTcggtccacagggggcgccggAGCGCACCTCCTCCGGCTGTCCGACCTCCTCACCGCGTCTCTTCTCCAGGTGAGGCGACCAGCGCGTCTTATTCGCcgcatggggggaaaaaaatggtttaaaaataaaggaataaaagttacaaCTATTTataaattcaaaataaacctgaatttataaagaaattaaatataaaGCCTGAAAGTTGCAGACGGAAagggaaaacacagaaaacgaCCCGTGAATGACTGAAAGAGAATTGcttgacaaaaagaaagaaagaaattgaaatGCTGGAAAATTATTCCATAACATTACAATTCATTCAGCATCATCATATTACAGTTCAAATTGTCTCATTAACACCAGCGCATCTAATTCACACATACATGAACTCACAGTGCTAATTATTAACAATGATTTAGGGATTTCACACCTGACCTCTCCGTCCTCAGATGGGAGAGGAGGTTCCTCCTTCGCTGTCCCCCCCCCTGGCTCCCATCTCCACGGCCTTCGACGTCCTCCGCTTCTCCGTCGAGATGTCCGAGCGGCTGATGGTCTTCTGTAACTGGTCGAAAAGAGTCCTGCTGCGTCTCCAGAGACTCTGCGACTGCCCGAGACGTTAAAGCTCTGGCCCCAGCCAGcaggcgccgcccccccctccctatttATATGCTATGTGTTTACTTAACATCAGGGATTGTTGGGTCCCCCCAGCTCTTGTCCCGCCCGAAGCACGTTGACAACCATCGGGTTGTCATCAGGACGGGTGCGGCATAAAAAGTGGTGCGACCATTCGAGGTCCCCAGAAGAACCCTCCTGACTTTGGCGATTCCCGTACTTTGCCTCGACCCCCACCGGCAGGTTGATACGTGTTGATCTTTTTATAATTGTTGGCTGGATTTGTTGCAGACACTCATGTCCATCAGGTCAAACTTTAAATGAGTCTGATACTTTGGTTCATGACCAAATGCCTGCGGAGCTAATGACATTCCcgtctgtgtttatttttatattttgtacgATTCAGCAAACGTTGTCATGCTGACATGCTGAACCAGGGTGCACAGGCGTCGTCATCACCGGCATATAATTTGTCGCAGGAGTGACCAGATGTTTGGTTTTAGGTGCTTTGATTCAGCAGTTAAAGCAGAATAAGTTGGTAACGTGTTCTTAAGAAATGTGTcatatctctttttttaaaatgtgccgTAGTGATGCAGTGTGCAGAGGAACCCCAACCGGTGACCTTTACTCCCTACGAGGCTGTTTACATTCACAGTGCCTGTTCCGGTCCAGGAACGACCAGAAAACTACTCCTGTTGTTTTATACTTATTTAGGATGCTATTTATAAGCTTTTATATATTATTGCGTGAGATGCAGGCATCTCGTTTGTTTTCCATGAGTTATCTATTATgtcatatttaatattaataataaagtatTGTCATAGTAATGACTTTTCAcagtattatttatatattttgcttTTGTATCTTTGACATGAAGAACTGAATAAAGTTTTACACTTGAAAGAAAGATCTCCGTGGTTGAAGTCCTCCTTGCTATGCACCACCCAGTGGAAGCACTCTTGGTGTTGAAAGTAAACACCACGTATCTGTGTAAAGTAATAAAGCTCGACGGCACATctcacagcctcctcctccGTTTTAAAGTACCCTCACGCAGCGAAAATTGAATTTCCTTTGAATTTCATGTTCAATTTCTGCAAGTaacaaataatctttttttaaattcacttCAATCTGTAAATGAAACAAGTCAGTAAAGTTCTTCTGAGGACAATTGTTCTGGCACTAGAAGAGAGCACTGTCGCTTTAAGAGAGATcactgtggctttaagagaaagcactgtggctttaagagagagcactgtggctttaagagagatcactgtggctttaagagaaagcactgtggctttaagagagagcactgtggctttaagagagagcactgtggctttaagagagatcactgtggctttaagagagagcactgtggctttaagagagagcactgtggctttaagagagatcactgtggctttaagagagatcactgtggctttaagagagatcactgtggctttaagagagatcactgtggctttaagagagatcactgtggctttaagagagatcactgtggctttaagagagatcactgtggctttaagagagatcactgtggctttaagagagagcactgtggctttaagagagagcactgtggctttaagagagatcactgtggctttaagagagagcactgtggctttaagagagagcactgtggctttaagagagatcactgtggctttaagagagatcactgtggctttaagagagagcactgtggctttaagagagagcactgtggctttaagagagagcactgtggctttaagagagagcactgtggctttaagagagagcactgtggctttaagagagagcactgtggctttaagagagagcactgtggctttaagagaGAGCACTGTGGCTTTAAGGGAAAAAAATGTGCTTATACAGAAGGTTAATAAAAGTTACTCAATGAaatggacgggggggggggggggggtggattaCCGGGTGATAGAGGGACATAATCCTGGACTAGGAATAGAAAAGAGAGGCCAAAATAAAGACGTGTTTTGTacccagagagacagagagcaacaTGTGATTGTTGTTGGCATGTTGGCAGACAGATAGACAGCTTGTGTCATCTGGATGCCACAGGACAGGggagaaacaacacacacacacacacacacacctgttttaTGCTGTTCTTCCTTCAGCTGCCAGAGGACACAGTCTGCAGATCACGGTCAATACGCAGCTGGATTCATATTCCTCCGACACAAGAAGGAAAAGACACAACTTGACAAAGAACTATTTGACTAGAGCTCCTCTGACTTTTATCCAGACGTCTGTGTTATTGGTGCTTTTTCCACATTGACTTGTGCCACAATCTACGTCGGTTCTATGCAATCAGACCACTAAACCCAATTATTCTCAAGTTTGATATTTTTCTTATCCATATTTCTGCAAACATGGACTTGAATGTTACACTCTTCTATTATAGTGGTGTGTCTCTTGATTGTGCTGCACTCTCAATAACGCAGGTTCAAGCGACACCACTTGGTCGGGTTCAGTAAAAGACCATATTTTGGTTGAAGTGGTTATTTGTCTCCGTTTGTACAAGTCCTTGTGTTTGACCCGCCCGTGAGGGTCAGTGAGAGTTGAATAGCCTTTAGAACCTCAAAACCGTCACAGTTCATGCAAACCCAATGCTGTACATGCTGTGTACAAACAGCGCGGCCACACTCACGCATGGAATCGTGCATACGAACACACTCGGTCCCGGGCGTCCTTGCTTGCACACACGGCTAAgcgggaaggaagggaggaaggaacacacacacaaggacccTCTGTAGCGTCCAGGGGAGGAGCGGAGGTGAGGACAGACATGAGATGTGACATTCAGACGTTCAGTGTGGAGAGCTTCTCCTCCAACTGAGAAGCCaacacacatctctctctctctcagactgAGGCgcgctgttttttttgtgctgaagGAGGAAACAAGTGCA from Gasterosteus aculeatus chromosome 10, fGasAcu3.hap1.1, whole genome shotgun sequence carries:
- the LOC120827005 gene encoding uncharacterized protein LOC120827005 isoform X2; the encoded protein is MKLMHGSAPRLLHLLLLAELFVRSSPRPAHCSPLCGMFRPMVLQLNSLNNMSKKLHHLTDHELVIFEGVEHRLDDLPHIQHTAAHFSSLKVNESLSQLLRYTRSFRLHVDWLKTAKENVSLSSRSTGGAGAHLLRLSDLLTASLLQMGEEVPPSLSPPLAPISTAFDVLRFSVEMSERLMVFCNWSKRVLLRLQRLCDCPRR
- the LOC120827005 gene encoding uncharacterized protein LOC120827005 isoform X3; amino-acid sequence: MHGSAPRLLHLLLLAELFVRSSPRPAHCSPLCGMFRPMVLQLNSLNNMSKKLHHLTDHELVIFEGVEHRLDDLPHIQHTAAHFSSLKVNESLSQLLRYTRSFRLHVDWLKTAKENVSLSSRSTGGAGAHLLRLSDLLTASLLQMGEEVPPSLSPPLAPISTAFDVLRFSVEMSERLMVFCNWSKRVLLRLQRLCDCPRR